The genomic window TAGAGAACATCTATGAATAAGTATATTTATATTAGCAATATTATAAAATCTACAGACATAAATTTATATTAATACATAACAACAGAAGCAATATTCAGCATAATTATGGCCAAATCGCAGTTTAATTTGTCTTTAATGAAAATAATGATGACATTATTTAGCACAGAAGCTAACTTTCATGCCATTTAGTGATCAATATATCGTTTGACACTTATGATTGAGACACTTATGATTGAGACACTTATGATCGGACAGCTTCATGCAATTACGATCTTTTTCGATTACCGTGATACTAGCTTATTGACAAATCTGTTCTATAAAGTGCAAAAAATAGAATAAGTAGATATACTGGTTTAAGGAGATGATATGTCTGCGGGAATAAGTAATACTAATGGCAATACTTTTTTCAGCAGCTTTTGGCACAAAGCTAGCCGGTTCATGTTCACTGGCATTTCCAAGCCGACTTCGACCAGCGTGCCGCTGCCTGAAAAACAAAGCTATCACGCTGAAGGCTTGATTAAAGATGATGCACAATTAAGGCTGCATAAACTTACTCACGATAAAAATCCTTTTTCACCACAAGATAGTCTTACCCCACCAGATTCCGCGAATGCGGCGACCGTGAAAACCGCACCGATGGCTACCTGCGGCTCTACCGTTTCTGAATGGTTGACGTCTACGCCCGAGATATTTATGGTTACGGATCATATTGCTACCAATAGAAATAAGATGGAGGTAGAAATCTCGCTCGGCGGTCGTAAGCCGAATTGGTTTATTCAAATCAAAATAGTTAATTTCAAAAAGATCAAGCTACTCAAGCTACCCATACTATCGTCATCCTGGAAAAGAGAAATCGCACAAGTAGCCATACCTGACAATGTGTGTTTAAAGCTGAAAACCAACCAACCCGGTAAGCAAATAAACGTTGAGTATCATCTAAGCAATTTTTGCGAACCAAGCCATACCTGGAAACTAGCTATCGATTCTCTGTCGGATGATCTCAGGCCCATCGGCATCAATGCTATATATTTTAAGTGTTACAACAATAACGTCGGCATGGATAAGCCACTGATAATCGATTATCAGCACCGTAACTAAAAGTAACACTACGGTCAGCATCCTGCTAAACCACGGTGCCTCTATGATCAGGGCGGTCAAGTAAAAAGTATTTTGTAGTTGCATTTGATTTTTAGGCGGAGCCCTGGAGTTTTGAGTTTTTTCACCAAAGTATCGAAGCCATGAAAAAATATCACAAACACGAATCATGCCTCTATTCGGGCTCAACTGCCCCATTTTATGATTTGCAACAATGGCCCCAAACCAGACGACGACCTTTAAGGTCAGGCACCAAACTTAGGTCCAAAGTTTTTTTCGTGTTAGTAAAACTTTTCATGACGATTCGTTACTTCTCCACAAAACTTACTTTTTCGCTTTATTTAAGCCAAATTTTCCAAACGAGCCTTATTTGTTAATATATTTTTTGATTTTAATAAAAGCTTAGTTCCACGAACAATAAGTCGAGCATCAAATGGCTTTTGATCACGCAACAAAGCCCAACATATTCTCGCTAATCTATGCGCCATTGCCACAATGGCAATATTGTGTCCTTTACGCATAGCTAAACGAATATATTGTTTATGCAATGGATGGTTTTTACGTCGGGAATGTTGAGCTGCCTCTACCAACATTGTACGTAGAGGCCGTGGCCCTTCTTTGGTGATGTGACCAAATCGTTCACGCTCTGCCGAATGATAGGTTGTAGGCACTAAACCAGCGTAGCTCGCTGCATGTTTGGCGTTTTTAAAACGAGTCGGGTTGTTGTAATAGGCAAGACAAGTTAACGAAACCAGTGGTCCAACACCTGGCACAGTTTTTAAGCACTCAATCTGTTCTGCAAATTTTTTACGATAATTCTCTAAGCTGCTTATCAAGCAAAACCACTTCGTTATTGGCTGCAATAAACATTCGTTGATGAGATTGTATTCTGTCTCTGAGTTCAGAGCTTAGCTCAGGTATTTTTGATAAAGTCTCAAATGCTTTTTCGTTACGTAATTTTATAGTTAATCGACCGAAGCCTTGTTTTCGCAGTGCGCTTTTAAGGCTGAGTACTTCAGCACTACGCAAACGGACGAAATGAGAGCGTAGTGTCAGTAAATCACGGATGCGTTGAATATCACCTTCAGGCATAATCACTGTGCTAACGTAGACATCACGACGTAGGCCATCACAAATCTCAAAAGCATCTCGTGCATCATCTTTTTGCCTCATGCGTCGAGCTTTGCGACGTACTTCGCGAGCGTCAATAACAACAGGAACCAAACCGGCTTTAGCTAATTCACGTGCTACAAATATTGTTGTTGTTCCGGTTTCTAAACCAACACGAGTACCAGCAGACAATTTGTGTTTACGAGCAAAAGCTTTAATTGCTTCACCTGAAGTTTCAAATTCACCACTGGCA from Deltaproteobacteria bacterium includes these protein-coding regions:
- a CDS encoding IS110 family transposase; its protein translation is MISSLENYRKKFAEQIECLKTVPGVGPLVSLTCLAYYNNPTRFKNAKHAASYAGLVPTTYHSAERERFGHITKEGPRPLRTMLVEAAQHSRRKNHPLHKQYIRLAMRKGHNIAIVAMAHRLARICWALLRDQKPFDARLIVRGTKLLLKSKNILTNKARLENLA
- a CDS encoding transposase, with translation MSKCCTFCIQKHNSEKVIASGEFETSGEAIKAFARKHKLSAGTRVGLETGTTTIFVARELAKAGLVPVVIDAREVRRKARRMRQKDDARDAFEICDGLRRDVYVSTVIMPEGDIQRIRDLLTLRSHFVRLRSAEVLSLKSALRKQGFGRLTIKLRNEKAFETLSKIPELSSELRDRIQSHQRMFIAANNEVVLLDKQLRELS